In the genome of Xiphias gladius isolate SHS-SW01 ecotype Sanya breed wild chromosome 18, ASM1685928v1, whole genome shotgun sequence, the window TGTCTGACTGAACTGGCAAAAATGATACATTCTTACTTATAAAGTGAACAACCAAGCTATACCACGTTTAAATGATTCTGACAGTGAAAGATTAGACTTGGAGCTACCGTACCACATTTTTGATGGCCAATTCAACCTTTTGAACTGGCCATCAAAAATGCCATCATAGTTTAAGTCACTGTAATTTTGCACAGTACCGTTGTAGTTGTTATCATAAGCTACAATTAGAATGTCAACCAAACTTGGGATAAAAgcttaaaattaatttagaaGTGACGCTCAGTGTACATGATGTTTGCAGAATTTAAGAGCGTTTTTGATATATTATAAATTACCTTTAGCCTTGTAATGTCCAGGTACTCGTTCCATGAGTAAGATgagtaataaaaaatataaaattgcCAAAACTCTGAAAGGAGTTTGGCACGATGGAACAGGACGCACTGAAGCTAAGTCCCTCAAGTGCTTTTTCCATGAACttgttggacaaaaaaaaagtgcttttattgATATGTATTAAACAAGCATCTTTTATTGAAAGACAGACGATGATGCCAATAACAGAGATGAGAGTTGTTACATAGAAGGCAACTGAGTAGGCTACAAGCAAGATAGGCAAGCATATGATACTTTTTGGATAAATATTGGCCTGTTAAGTTAACCTGCACAAGTTCtttctagtttttctttttcagcggGGTTCATCTATAGGCTCAAGTCGTCATAGGAGTAATATGGCGCCTCGATTGAGCGCACAGAGATTTTGAAGTGGCGGCGTAGGAAGCCTCCGTACCGCTTGTCCCACTTCAGGTTGTTCAACTTTGGTCGGATCCTCCTCATGAAGCCACCGTAGCGCTTCTGCAGCTCCTCGGGCTCCTGGGTGTCCTGCTCCACGGAACTACTCCTCTTTGACTTGGGTCCGAATTTGCGTAAAAAGCCGCCGTAACGTTTAACATAACTATGGAGCATCTGATTCTCCGGAACATCGTCTGCGTCCACCGGCGCGTCtacatctctctcctccagcctcTTCAACAAGTCCTCGTATTTCTTGGGAAGCGCTCCGGCCTTCAGAATGTAAT includes:
- the pdyn gene encoding proenkephalin-B, translated to MEWYVLMVMLSLPTFIHTDCSSQCQKCVQQIVSHDAAVSSLSCSVECEAQLESCGQAPGLADFTQDEAEEEEESQQADLVKRYGGFIKRIEKNKNYNYILKAGALPKKYEDLLKRLEERDVDAPVDADDVPENQMLHSYVKRYGGFLRKFGPKSKRSSSVEQDTQEPEELQKRYGGFMRRIRPKLNNLKWDKRYGGFLRRHFKISVRSIEAPYYSYDDLSL